A stretch of DNA from Candidatus Zixiibacteriota bacterium:
CCACGACTGCATCGAAGGCGTCGGCGCGATCAACACGCAAGCGCTCTACAACACCACCAACCAGAGCAACGCCCACGCCCTCATGCTCTCCGGCCTCACCCCCGACTCGATCTTGTCGTGGCTGCAACTGCATGATGCCACCAATCAGCCGCAAATTCGCCAATACGGTATCGTGACGCTGGCGGGAAGTGGAGCATCCGGATCATTCACCGGCGCCAATTGTACCGCCTGGGCGGGTCACCGCACCGGCCCCGGCTACGCGATTCAGGGCAACATTCTCCTCGGAGCGCAGATTGTTGACTCGATGGAGGCCGCCTTCCTCAGCACCGCCGGCCCTCTCGAAGAACGCTTGATGGCCGCCATCGAGGCCGCTGACGTTCCCGGCGCCGACACTCGTTGCCTCTCCTGCAACAAACCGACGATCTCCGCCTACATCAAGGTCATCCATCTCGGCGACGGCGCGACGCCATATCTCTACACCTTCATCGACAACACCGACTGCGCCACCAATCCCCTGCCGATCCTGCGCTCTCAATACGACGCCTGGAAGGCGCTCCAGCAGGCTGATGCCGACTCCTCGATCTTCACCGTCACCGAGGCATCGCTTCCTGTGGGCGGCAATGACTCCGTCGCCGTCATTTTGATTCCGCGCAATTACACCGGTGCGCCGCCCAATCAAGGCGTGACCGCGGTCAGCGTGACCAACTCCGGCGGCGGCACTCTGCGTCCGGTTACCGACAATGGCGACGGCAGCTACTCGACCTGGCTGATCTCCGCTCTCGCTTTTGGCACCGATCAGCTCACCGCACATGTCACCG
This window harbors:
- a CDS encoding DUF1028 domain-containing protein, yielding MLRLDPSFRRHCGLVVLAGLMCLLVPAIAHATFSIVAVDTLTGAVGSAGSSCIAGSKIIHDCIEGVGAINTQALYNTTNQSNAHALMLSGLTPDSILSWLQLHDATNQPQIRQYGIVTLAGSGASGSFTGANCTAWAGHRTGPGYAIQGNILLGAQIVDSMEAAFLSTAGPLEERLMAAIEAADVPGADTRCLSCNKPTISAYIKVIHLGDGATPYLYTFIDNTDCATNPLPILRSQYDAWKALQQADADSSIFTVTEASLPVGGNDSVAVILIPRNYTGAPPNQGVTAVSVTNSGGGTLRPVTDNGDGSYSTWLISALAFGTDQLTAHVTAGGVTTEVAAHPLISYFIYGDADGTGAISISDAVFLISYIFAGGSAPVPLASGDADCSGAVNISDAVYLIQYIFAG